Proteins encoded together in one Oxalobacteraceae sp. CFBP 8761 window:
- a CDS encoding NADH-quinone oxidoreductase subunit C, which yields MTTKLETLQLALQTALGEGAAISAALGEVTVVVKAADYIRSMTALRDTPALAFEQMIDLCGVDYSEYGEGTYEGPRFAVVVHLLSLTHNWRVRVRVFCPDDDMPLVESITPIWRAANWFEREAFDLFGILFDGHGDLRRILTDYGFIGHPFRKDFPISGYVEMRYDPEQKRVIYQPVTIEPRENIPRVIREETYGTK from the coding sequence ATGACGACAAAACTCGAAACCCTTCAACTCGCCCTGCAGACTGCATTGGGCGAGGGCGCCGCGATCTCGGCGGCGCTGGGTGAAGTCACGGTGGTGGTCAAGGCCGCCGACTACATCCGCTCGATGACGGCCCTGCGCGATACCCCTGCGCTGGCCTTCGAGCAGATGATCGACCTGTGCGGCGTCGACTATTCGGAATATGGCGAAGGCACCTACGAAGGACCGCGCTTTGCGGTCGTCGTGCACCTGCTGTCGCTGACCCACAACTGGCGCGTGCGCGTGCGGGTATTCTGCCCGGACGACGACATGCCGCTGGTCGAATCGATTACCCCGATCTGGCGCGCCGCCAACTGGTTCGAGCGCGAAGCGTTCGATCTGTTCGGCATCCTGTTCGACGGCCACGGCGACCTGCGCCGCATCCTGACCGACTACGGTTTCATCGGCCACCCGTTCCGCAAGGACTTCCCGATCTCGGGCTATGTCGAGATGCGCTACGACCCCGAGCAGAAACGCGTGATCTATCAACCCGTCACGATCGAACCGCGCGAGAACATTCCCCGCGTGATTCGCGAAGAGACTTACGGGACGAAATAA
- a CDS encoding NADH-quinone oxidoreductase subunit D: protein MAELKNYTLNFGPQHPAAHGVLRLVLELDGEVIQRADPHIGLLHRGTEKLAETRTYLQSVPYMDRLDYVSMMCNEHGYVLAIEKLLGIQAPIRAQYIRTMFDEVTRILNHLMWLGAHALDIGAMGPFLYCFRDREDLFDVYEAVSGARMHAAYYRPGGVYRDLPDTMPQHKASPIRSAKAIDALNEHRQGSVLDFLDAFTKRFDGYVDEYETLLTDNRIWKQRTVGIGVVTPEDAKAMGFTGAMLRGSGIAWDLRKTQPYAAYDKVEFDIPVGTNGDSYDRYLVRVEEMRQSNRIIKQCITWLRANPGPVMIDNNKIAPPNRMDMKSNMESLIHHFKLFTEGFHVPEGEAYAAVEHPKGEFGIYIVSDGANKPYRLKIRTPDYVHLQSLDEMARGHMIADAVAIIGTQDIVFGSIDR, encoded by the coding sequence ATGGCTGAGCTTAAGAACTACACCCTGAACTTTGGTCCGCAGCACCCGGCAGCGCACGGCGTGCTGCGCCTCGTGCTCGAACTCGACGGCGAGGTGATCCAGCGCGCCGACCCGCACATCGGCCTGCTGCACCGCGGCACCGAGAAGCTGGCCGAAACCCGCACCTACCTGCAATCGGTGCCGTACATGGACCGTCTCGACTACGTGTCGATGATGTGCAACGAACACGGCTACGTGCTGGCCATCGAAAAACTGCTCGGTATCCAGGCGCCGATCCGCGCCCAGTACATCCGCACGATGTTCGACGAAGTCACCCGCATCCTGAACCACCTGATGTGGCTCGGCGCGCACGCGCTGGACATCGGCGCCATGGGCCCGTTCCTGTACTGCTTCCGCGACCGCGAAGACTTGTTCGACGTCTACGAAGCCGTGTCGGGCGCGCGCATGCACGCAGCCTACTACCGCCCGGGCGGCGTGTACCGCGACCTGCCGGACACGATGCCACAGCACAAGGCTTCGCCGATCCGCAGCGCCAAGGCCATTGACGCACTGAACGAACACCGCCAGGGCTCCGTGCTCGATTTCCTCGACGCGTTCACGAAGCGCTTCGATGGTTACGTCGACGAATACGAAACCCTGCTGACCGACAACCGTATCTGGAAGCAGCGTACGGTCGGCATCGGTGTCGTGACGCCGGAAGACGCGAAAGCCATGGGTTTCACGGGCGCCATGCTGCGCGGCTCGGGCATCGCCTGGGATCTGCGCAAGACGCAGCCGTATGCAGCGTACGACAAGGTCGAGTTCGACATCCCGGTCGGCACCAACGGCGACTCGTACGACCGCTACCTGGTGCGCGTGGAAGAGATGCGCCAGTCGAACCGCATCATCAAGCAATGCATCACCTGGCTGCGCGCGAATCCGGGCCCGGTCATGATCGACAATAACAAGATTGCGCCGCCGAACCGGATGGACATGAAGTCCAATATGGAATCGCTGATTCACCACTTCAAGCTGTTCACCGAAGGCTTCCACGTCCCCGAGGGCGAGGCGTACGCTGCGGTCGAGCATCCGAAGGGCGAGTTCGGCATCTATATCGTCTCCGACGGCGCCAACAAGCCATACCGCCTGAAAATCCGCACGCCGGACTATGTCCACCTGCAGAGCCTCGACGAAATGGCACGCGGACACATGATCGCTGATGCCGTCGCCATCATCGGTACGCAAGACATCGTGTTCGGCAGTATTGATCGCTAG
- the nuoE gene encoding NADH-quinone oxidoreductase subunit NuoE, producing the protein MLSPQCYQKIDRELAKYPADQRQSAVMASLAHAQVELGWLSPETMQELADYIQMPAIAVQEVATFYNMFNVKPVGQHKITVCTNLPCALSGGERAAQRIKDALNIDFRDTTADGKFTLMEGECMGACGDAPVMLVNNHRMCSFMSDAKIDALLEELNK; encoded by the coding sequence ATGTTATCCCCGCAGTGCTATCAAAAAATCGATCGGGAGCTGGCCAAGTACCCAGCCGATCAACGCCAGTCGGCCGTGATGGCCTCGCTCGCCCACGCCCAGGTCGAACTGGGCTGGCTGTCGCCAGAGACGATGCAGGAACTCGCCGATTACATCCAGATGCCGGCCATTGCCGTGCAAGAGGTGGCGACTTTCTACAATATGTTCAACGTCAAGCCGGTTGGCCAGCACAAGATCACCGTGTGCACCAACCTGCCATGCGCATTGTCGGGCGGCGAACGCGCAGCCCAGCGCATCAAGGACGCCCTGAACATCGACTTCCGTGACACCACGGCGGACGGCAAGTTCACGCTGATGGAGGGCGAGTGCATGGGCGCCTGCGGCGACGCACCCGTCATGCTGGTGAACAACCACCGCATGTGTTCGTTCATGAGCGACGCCAAGATCGACGCCCTGCTTGAGGAACTGAACAAATGA
- the nuoF gene encoding NADH-quinone oxidoreductase subunit NuoF: MTSLHDRHIKPLILKDLNGTNWHLTDYVNRGGYSALRRIIEEKITPEQIIADMKASGLRGRGGAGFPTGLKWSFMPRQFPGQKYLVCNTDEGEPGTFKDRDIIRYNPHALIEGMAIGAYAMGITVGYNYIHGEIFEDYLRFEEALEEARAAGFLGDNILGSTFSFQLHAHHGYGAYICGEETALLESLEGKKGQPRFKPPFPASFGLYGKPTTINNTETFAAVPFILNIGAENYMALGKPNNGGTKIFSISGDVERPGNYEVPLGTPFATLMELAGGMRGGKKIKAVIPGGSSAPVVPGEQMMQTDLDYDSIAKAGSMLGSGAVIVMDETRCMVKSLLRLSYFYYEESCGQCTPCREGTGWMYRMVHRIEHGQGRPDDMDLLNNIADNIKGRTICALGDAAAMPVQAMIKHFREEFEYHIEHKHCLVPSYL, encoded by the coding sequence ATGACCAGCCTGCACGATCGTCACATCAAGCCGCTGATCCTGAAGGATCTGAACGGCACCAACTGGCACCTGACCGACTACGTCAACCGTGGTGGTTACTCGGCGCTGCGCCGTATCATCGAAGAAAAGATCACGCCCGAGCAGATCATCGCCGACATGAAGGCGTCGGGCCTGCGCGGCCGCGGCGGCGCCGGTTTCCCGACCGGCCTGAAGTGGAGCTTCATGCCGCGCCAGTTCCCGGGCCAGAAATACCTCGTCTGCAATACCGACGAAGGCGAGCCAGGCACGTTCAAGGACCGCGACATCATTCGCTACAACCCGCATGCGCTGATCGAAGGCATGGCCATCGGCGCCTACGCGATGGGTATCACCGTGGGTTACAACTATATCCACGGCGAGATCTTCGAAGACTACCTGCGCTTTGAAGAAGCGCTGGAAGAAGCGCGCGCCGCGGGCTTTTTGGGCGACAACATCCTGGGCAGCACGTTCTCGTTCCAGCTGCACGCGCACCACGGTTACGGCGCCTACATCTGCGGCGAAGAAACCGCACTGCTCGAGTCGCTCGAAGGCAAGAAGGGCCAGCCGCGCTTCAAGCCGCCGTTCCCGGCCTCGTTCGGCCTGTACGGCAAGCCAACAACGATCAACAACACCGAGACCTTCGCTGCGGTCCCGTTCATCCTGAACATCGGCGCCGAGAACTACATGGCGCTGGGCAAGCCGAACAACGGCGGCACCAAGATCTTCTCGATCTCGGGCGACGTCGAGCGGCCAGGCAACTACGAAGTTCCGCTGGGTACGCCATTTGCGACCCTGATGGAACTGGCCGGTGGCATGCGCGGTGGCAAGAAGATCAAGGCCGTGATTCCAGGCGGTTCGTCGGCGCCAGTCGTGCCGGGCGAACAGATGATGCAAACCGATCTCGACTACGATTCGATCGCCAAGGCCGGCTCGATGCTCGGTTCGGGCGCCGTGATCGTGATGGACGAGACGCGCTGCATGGTCAAGTCGCTGCTGCGCCTGTCGTACTTCTATTACGAAGAATCGTGCGGCCAGTGCACGCCATGCCGCGAAGGCACGGGCTGGATGTACCGCATGGTTCACCGCATCGAGCATGGCCAGGGCCGACCGGACGACATGGATCTTCTGAACAATATCGCTGACAACATCAAGGGCCGCACGATTTGCGCGCTCGGCGATGCGGCAGCGATGCCAGTGCAGGCCATGATCAAGCACTTCCGCGAAGAATTTGAATATCACATTGAGCACAAGCACTGCCTCGTGCCCTCATACCTTTAA
- a CDS encoding NADH-quinone oxidoreductase subunit G, translating into MVEIELDGKKVEVPPGSMVMDAANKLGTYIPHFCYHKKLSIAANCRMCLVEVEKAPKPLPACATPVSPGMIVRSHSDKAVQAQKSVMEFLLINHPLDCPICDQGGECQLQDLAVGYGKSGSRYEEEKRVVAPKEAGPLISMEEMSRCIQCTRCVRFGQEVAGVMEFGMLGRGEHSEITTFVGKTVDSEVSGNMIDLCPVGALTSKPFRYSARPWELQRRKSVSPHDSLGANLIVQVKGGRVMRVLPLENEAVNECWLSDKERFSYEALNNTDRLTKPMIKQGGMWQEAEWQTALEYVAHGLRNIRHEHGADAIAAVATAHSTVEELHLLNKAMRGMGSDNVEFRLRQSDFSLDGQVTPWLGMPIAQLSTLKRALVIGSFLRKDHPLVTTRLRAATKSGLRLSLVAGADDELLMKVAHKLIAAPSDWLVALSEIVVAIAADKGIAAPAGFEQIEASDIAKAIAASLVVVGDVELPGAILLGNAAAQHPQASKIHAAAQWIAEQTGCSFGYLVESANTIGGHLVGATSGKNEAPFATPKKAYVLLNAEPQLDAANPQQASAALAGAEMVVVMSAFKHGLDYADVLLPIAPFSETSGTFVNCEGRAQSFNGTVRPLGDTRPAWKVLRVLGNLLGLQGFDYDTSESIRDELFGKGVTDLSGKLNNKATLAPTVGAYAPAGQLERVTDVPVYFTDALARRAEPLQRTADANAPLVTLSKAVAESIGVKAGDSVTVTQGSGSAVLVADVDATLPSNAVRVAAGHPAVAGLGAMFGSIQVAKAGESK; encoded by the coding sequence ATGGTTGAAATTGAATTAGACGGCAAGAAAGTTGAAGTCCCACCGGGTTCGATGGTGATGGACGCCGCAAACAAGCTCGGAACGTACATTCCGCACTTCTGCTATCACAAGAAATTGTCGATCGCTGCGAACTGCCGCATGTGCCTCGTCGAAGTGGAAAAGGCGCCGAAGCCTTTGCCAGCGTGCGCGACCCCGGTCTCGCCGGGCATGATCGTGCGCAGCCACAGCGACAAGGCCGTGCAGGCCCAGAAGTCGGTGATGGAATTTTTGCTCATCAACCATCCGCTCGACTGCCCGATCTGCGATCAGGGCGGCGAATGCCAGTTGCAGGATCTGGCCGTGGGCTATGGCAAGAGCGGTTCGCGCTACGAAGAAGAAAAGCGCGTGGTGGCCCCGAAGGAAGCGGGCCCGCTGATCTCGATGGAAGAGATGTCGCGTTGCATCCAGTGCACCCGTTGCGTGCGTTTCGGCCAGGAAGTGGCCGGCGTCATGGAATTCGGCATGCTGGGCCGCGGCGAGCATTCCGAGATCACGACGTTCGTCGGCAAGACCGTCGACTCGGAAGTCTCGGGCAACATGATCGACCTGTGCCCGGTCGGCGCGCTTACCAGCAAGCCATTCCGTTATTCGGCCCGTCCATGGGAACTGCAGCGCCGCAAGTCGGTCTCGCCGCACGATTCGCTGGGCGCGAACCTGATTGTTCAGGTCAAGGGTGGCCGCGTCATGCGCGTGCTGCCGCTCGAGAATGAAGCGGTCAACGAATGCTGGCTGTCGGACAAAGAGCGTTTCTCGTACGAAGCGCTGAACAACACCGACCGCCTGACCAAGCCGATGATCAAGCAGGGCGGCATGTGGCAGGAAGCCGAGTGGCAGACCGCCCTCGAATACGTCGCCCACGGCTTGCGCAATATCCGTCACGAACACGGCGCCGATGCGATCGCTGCCGTCGCGACTGCGCACTCGACCGTCGAAGAACTGCACCTGCTGAACAAGGCCATGCGTGGCATGGGCTCCGACAACGTCGAGTTCCGCCTGCGCCAGAGCGATTTTTCGCTCGACGGCCAGGTCACGCCATGGCTCGGCATGCCGATCGCCCAGCTGAGCACGCTCAAGCGCGCACTGGTCATCGGTTCGTTCCTGCGCAAGGATCACCCGCTGGTCACGACGCGTCTGCGCGCCGCCACCAAGTCGGGCCTGCGCCTGTCGCTGGTCGCTGGCGCAGACGACGAACTCTTGATGAAGGTCGCGCACAAACTGATCGCCGCGCCGAGCGACTGGCTCGTCGCACTGTCGGAAATCGTCGTTGCCATCGCTGCCGACAAGGGCATCGCGGCGCCAGCCGGTTTCGAACAAATCGAAGCATCGGACATCGCCAAAGCCATCGCCGCGTCGCTGGTCGTCGTTGGCGACGTTGAACTGCCAGGCGCGATCCTGCTGGGCAACGCTGCTGCACAACATCCGCAAGCATCGAAAATCCACGCCGCCGCGCAGTGGATCGCCGAGCAGACCGGTTGCTCGTTCGGTTACCTGGTCGAGTCGGCCAACACGATCGGCGGCCACCTGGTGGGCGCCACGTCGGGCAAGAACGAAGCACCGTTCGCCACGCCGAAAAAAGCCTATGTGCTGCTGAACGCCGAGCCGCAACTGGACGCTGCCAATCCGCAGCAAGCCAGTGCCGCTCTGGCCGGCGCCGAGATGGTCGTCGTCATGTCGGCCTTCAAGCATGGCTTGGACTACGCCGACGTGCTGCTGCCAATCGCGCCGTTCTCGGAAACTTCGGGCACGTTCGTCAATTGCGAAGGCCGCGCACAGAGCTTCAACGGCACCGTGCGTCCGCTGGGTGACACGCGTCCAGCCTGGAAAGTGCTGCGCGTGCTGGGTAACCTGCTGGGCCTGCAGGGCTTCGACTACGACACGTCGGAATCGATCCGCGACGAGCTGTTCGGCAAGGGTGTTACCGATCTGTCGGGCAAGCTGAACAACAAAGCCACGCTGGCACCGACCGTTGGCGCCTATGCGCCAGCGGGCCAGCTCGAGCGCGTGACCGACGTGCCGGTGTACTTCACCGATGCGCTGGCACGCCGCGCCGAACCGCTGCAGCGCACCGCGGATGCGAACGCGCCGCTGGTCACGCTTTCGAAAGCGGTGGCTGAATCGATCGGCGTCAAGGCCGGCGACAGCGTCACCGTCACGCAAGGCAGCGGTTCGGCCGTGCTGGTGGCCGATGTCGACGCCACGCTGCCATCGAACGCAGTGCGGGTCGCCGCGGGCCATCCGGCCGTGGCAGGCCTGGGCGCCATGTTCGGTTCCATCCAAGTTGCAAAAGCAGGGGAGAGCAAGTAA
- the nuoH gene encoding NADH-quinone oxidoreductase subunit NuoH: MAAPGYIDSFNAGGADLLGPVWPIVWTLIKIIAVLAPLMIAIAYATLWERKFIGWIQIRVGPNRVGPGGLLQPMADGLKLLIKEIVIPAKASKSLFVIGPVMTIMPALAAWSVIPFGPQFALANVNAGVLLLMAITSVEVYGIIIAGWASNSKYSFMGAMRASAQMISYEIPMGFVLVVVLMVTGSLNLSDIVAGQQMGTFAGWGVNFLSWNWLPLFPLFIIYLVSGLAECGRHPFDVIEGESEIVAGHMVEYSGMSYAMFMLAEYGNMILIACLASLFFLGGWSAPFSFLEVGGTLGGFIGFFWLFLKTFCLVTFFIWVRGTFPRYRYDQIMRLGWKVFIPITLIWLVFIAAWMQTSWNIWK; encoded by the coding sequence ATGGCCGCGCCCGGTTACATTGATTCATTCAACGCCGGCGGTGCAGACCTGCTCGGCCCGGTCTGGCCGATTGTCTGGACCCTGATCAAGATCATCGCGGTGCTGGCGCCGCTGATGATCGCGATCGCCTACGCCACGCTGTGGGAACGCAAGTTCATCGGCTGGATCCAGATCCGCGTGGGTCCAAACCGCGTCGGTCCTGGCGGCCTGCTGCAGCCAATGGCCGACGGCCTGAAGCTCCTGATCAAAGAGATCGTGATCCCGGCCAAGGCGAGCAAGAGCCTGTTCGTGATCGGTCCGGTCATGACGATCATGCCCGCACTGGCTGCCTGGTCGGTCATTCCATTCGGTCCGCAATTTGCGCTGGCCAACGTGAACGCCGGCGTGCTGCTGCTGATGGCGATCACCTCGGTCGAGGTCTACGGCATCATCATCGCCGGCTGGGCGTCGAACTCGAAGTACTCGTTCATGGGCGCCATGCGCGCATCGGCCCAGATGATCTCGTACGAAATCCCGATGGGCTTCGTGCTGGTGGTCGTGCTGATGGTCACGGGCAGCCTGAACCTGTCGGACATCGTCGCCGGTCAGCAGATGGGCACGTTCGCCGGCTGGGGTGTCAACTTCCTGTCGTGGAACTGGCTGCCGCTGTTCCCGCTGTTCATCATCTATCTGGTGTCGGGCCTGGCCGAGTGCGGCCGTCACCCGTTCGACGTGATCGAAGGTGAATCCGAGATCGTTGCCGGTCACATGGTCGAGTACTCGGGCATGTCGTACGCGATGTTCATGCTGGCCGAATACGGCAACATGATCCTGATCGCCTGCCTGGCGTCACTGTTCTTCCTCGGCGGCTGGTCGGCACCATTCAGCTTCCTCGAAGTGGGCGGCACCCTGGGCGGCTTCATCGGCTTCTTCTGGCTGTTCCTGAAAACGTTCTGCCTGGTTACGTTCTTCATCTGGGTGCGCGGTACGTTCCCACGTTACCGTTACGACCAGATCATGCGTCTGGGCTGGAAAGTGTTCATTCCGATCACGCTGATCTGGCTGGTGTTCATCGCCGCCTGGATGCAGACGTCGTGGAATATTTGGAAGTAA
- the nuoI gene encoding NADH-quinone oxidoreductase subunit NuoI, whose protein sequence is MSRMKEILGSLMLTELIKGLALTGRYALSRSITVQYPEEKTPMSNRFRGLHALRRYPNGEERCIACKLCEAVCPAMAITIESTQREDGTRRTSRYDIDLTKCIFCGFCEESCPVDSIVETHVLEYHGEKRGDLYYTKEMLLAVGDRYETEIAAAREADAKFR, encoded by the coding sequence ATGTCACGTATGAAAGAAATCCTCGGCAGCCTGATGCTGACCGAGTTGATCAAGGGCCTGGCCCTGACCGGCCGCTACGCTCTGTCGCGCTCGATCACGGTCCAGTACCCGGAAGAAAAGACCCCGATGTCGAACCGCTTCCGCGGTCTGCATGCGCTGCGTCGCTACCCCAACGGGGAAGAGCGCTGCATCGCCTGCAAACTGTGCGAAGCAGTCTGCCCGGCCATGGCGATCACGATCGAGTCGACCCAGCGCGAAGACGGCACCCGCCGCACCTCGCGCTACGACATCGACCTGACCAAGTGCATCTTCTGCGGCTTCTGCGAAGAATCGTGCCCGGTCGATTCGATCGTCGAAACGCACGTGCTGGAATATCACGGCGAAAAACGCGGCGACCTCTATTACACCAAAGAGATGCTGCTGGCCGTGGGTGACCGCTACGAAACCGAGATTGCCGCTGCCCGCGAGGCGGACGCCAAGTTCCGCTAA
- a CDS encoding NADH-quinone oxidoreductase subunit J, with amino-acid sequence MTFTDILFYVFAAVMVLAGLRVITAKNPVHAALFLVLAFFNAAGIWLLLKAEFLAIVLVLVYVGAVMVLFLFVVMMLDINIDRMREGFWGFLPLAAGVGALIVLEMGAVLWHGYSNFQQTPEAAALNIGGTKELGLQIYTRYIYGFEIAAVVLLVAIIAAVALTLRRRKDSKAIDPADAVRVKRNDRLKIIKVATVNQPAIDAANVAKAAAAAAAAAPAAAEPKESK; translated from the coding sequence ATGACATTTACTGATATTTTGTTCTACGTGTTCGCGGCCGTGATGGTGCTGGCAGGCCTGCGCGTCATTACCGCCAAGAACCCGGTTCACGCCGCGCTGTTCCTGGTGCTGGCTTTCTTTAACGCCGCCGGTATCTGGCTGCTGCTGAAGGCCGAATTCCTCGCCATCGTGCTGGTGCTGGTCTATGTCGGCGCCGTCATGGTGCTGTTCCTGTTCGTCGTCATGATGCTCGATATTAATATCGACCGCATGCGCGAAGGTTTCTGGGGCTTCCTGCCACTGGCCGCCGGCGTCGGCGCCCTGATCGTGCTCGAAATGGGCGCGGTGCTGTGGCACGGCTACAGCAACTTCCAGCAAACCCCGGAAGCGGCTGCCCTGAACATTGGCGGCACCAAGGAACTGGGCCTGCAGATCTACACCCGCTATATCTACGGCTTTGAAATTGCCGCCGTGGTGCTGCTGGTGGCGATCATCGCTGCTGTCGCCCTGACGCTGCGCCGCCGCAAGGACAGCAAGGCCATCGATCCAGCCGACGCCGTGCGTGTGAAACGCAACGACCGCCTGAAGATCATCAAGGTCGCGACCGTGAACCAGCCGGCGATCGATGCCGCGAACGTGGCCAAGGCCGCTGCAGCCGCTGCTGCTGCCGCGCCAGCTGCTGCCGAACCGAAGGAAAGCAAATGA
- the nuoK gene encoding NADH-quinone oxidoreductase subunit NuoK: protein MTVSLAHYLILGAILFAISVVGIFLNRKNIIILLMAIELMLLAVNLNFIAFSHYLGDAAGQIFVFFILTVAAAESAIGLAILVVLFRNLDTINVEDLDSLKG, encoded by the coding sequence ATGACCGTCTCCCTCGCACACTATCTGATCCTGGGCGCGATCCTGTTCGCGATCTCGGTGGTCGGTATCTTCCTGAACCGGAAGAACATCATCATCTTGCTGATGGCCATCGAATTGATGCTGCTGGCGGTGAACCTGAACTTCATCGCGTTTTCCCACTACCTGGGCGACGCGGCGGGGCAGATCTTCGTGTTCTTCATTTTGACCGTCGCGGCCGCCGAAAGTGCAATCGGCCTGGCGATCCTGGTGGTCCTGTTCCGCAATCTGGACACGATCAACGTGGAAGACCTCGACAGCCTCAAGGGCTGA
- the nuoL gene encoding NADH-quinone oxidoreductase subunit L, with translation MAGQISTSLLLAVPLAPLAGSAIAGLLGTKFLGNVVGRKVSHTATILGVAIALVISVMTLMAALDGFTLNQDLYTWMTVGTLKLAVGFQIDTLTAMMMCVVTSVSLMVHIYTIGYMAEDDGYNRFFSYISLFTFAMLMLVMSNNFLQLFFGWEAVGLVSYLLIGFWYTRPTAIFANMKAFLVNRVGDFGFILGIGLILAAAGTMNYAEVFAQADQLALMTVPGTDWPLLTAACICLFIGAMGKSAQFPLHVWLPDSMEGPTPISALIHAATMVTAGIFMVSRMSPLFELSDGALSFIIVIGSITALFMGFLGIIQNDIKRVVAYSTLSQLGYMTVALGVSAYSVAAFHLMTHAFFKALLFLGAGSVIMGMHHDQDMRNMGGLRKYMPITWITSLIGSLALIGTPFFSGFYSKDSIIEAVHASNLPGTGFANFAVLAGVFVTAFYSFRMYFLVFHGDERFGKAHAHDHHDDHAHHKAAANDHSDPHALHDSGSHHEEDAHDDHGHHGLAPGQKPHESPWVVTVPLVLLAIPSMLIGFFTIQPMLHGTFFDGVITVNPNHPAMAELGEMFHGAAAMALHGLQTAPFWLALAGVVAAYYCYMINPRVPAWFYAKFKPLHTLLDNKYYMDAFNQKVFAGGSLLLGGGLWKVGDRGLIDGLVVNGSAKAVGWFSTITRKAQTGYIYHYAFVMIVGVLAAMLYFFPFWRG, from the coding sequence ATGGCGGGGCAAATTTCAACCTCACTCTTACTGGCAGTGCCACTGGCACCGCTCGCAGGCTCGGCAATTGCCGGTCTGCTGGGTACCAAGTTCCTGGGCAATGTCGTCGGCCGCAAGGTGTCGCATACCGCGACCATCCTCGGCGTGGCGATCGCGCTGGTCATCTCGGTCATGACCCTGATGGCCGCGCTCGACGGCTTCACGCTCAACCAGGACCTGTACACCTGGATGACCGTCGGCACGCTCAAGCTGGCCGTCGGCTTCCAGATCGACACCCTGACCGCGATGATGATGTGCGTCGTCACGTCGGTGTCGCTGATGGTGCACATCTACACGATCGGCTACATGGCCGAGGATGACGGCTACAACCGCTTCTTCTCGTACATCTCGTTGTTCACGTTCGCCATGCTGATGCTGGTCATGTCCAACAACTTCCTGCAGCTGTTCTTTGGCTGGGAAGCAGTGGGCCTGGTCTCGTACCTGCTGATCGGCTTCTGGTACACGCGTCCAACGGCGATCTTCGCCAACATGAAGGCGTTCCTGGTCAACCGCGTCGGCGACTTCGGCTTCATCCTCGGTATCGGCCTGATCCTGGCCGCTGCCGGCACGATGAACTACGCCGAAGTGTTCGCCCAGGCCGACCAACTGGCCCTGATGACGGTGCCGGGCACCGACTGGCCGCTGCTGACCGCCGCCTGTATCTGCCTGTTCATCGGCGCGATGGGCAAGTCGGCGCAGTTCCCGCTGCACGTCTGGCTGCCTGACTCGATGGAAGGCCCGACCCCGATCTCGGCACTGATCCACGCTGCGACGATGGTTACCGCCGGCATCTTCATGGTGTCGCGCATGTCGCCGCTGTTCGAGCTGTCCGATGGCGCGCTGTCGTTCATCATCGTCATCGGTTCGATCACCGCGCTGTTCATGGGCTTCCTGGGCATCATTCAAAATGACATCAAGCGCGTTGTCGCTTATTCCACCCTTTCTCAGCTGGGTTACATGACCGTTGCTTTGGGCGTGTCGGCCTACTCGGTCGCCGCATTCCACCTGATGACGCACGCGTTCTTCAAGGCGCTGCTGTTCCTTGGCGCCGGCTCGGTCATCATGGGCATGCACCACGACCAGGACATGCGCAATATGGGCGGCCTGCGCAAGTACATGCCGATCACCTGGATCACTTCGCTGATCGGTTCGCTGGCCCTGATCGGTACGCCGTTCTTCTCGGGCTTCTACTCGAAGGATTCGATCATCGAAGCAGTGCACGCGAGTAATCTGCCAGGTACCGGCTTCGCGAACTTTGCGGTGCTGGCCGGTGTGTTCGTCACGGCGTTCTACTCGTTCCGCATGTACTTCCTCGTGTTCCATGGCGACGAGCGTTTCGGCAAAGCCCATGCGCATGATCATCATGACGATCACGCGCATCACAAGGCCGCTGCCAACGATCATTCGGATCCGCATGCACTGCACGATTCCGGTTCGCACCACGAAGAAGACGCGCACGACGACCATGGCCACCACGGCCTGGCCCCGGGCCAGAAGCCACACGAGTCCCCATGGGTCGTGACGGTGCCGCTGGTCCTGCTGGCAATCCCGTCGATGCTGATCGGTTTCTTCACGATCCAGCCGATGCTGCATGGCACGTTCTTCGATGGCGTCATCACCGTGAACCCGAACCACCCGGCCATGGCCGAGCTTGGCGAGATGTTCCACGGCGCAGCCGCGATGGCCCTGCACGGTCTGCAGACCGCACCGTTCTGGCTGGCACTGGCTGGCGTCGTTGCCGCCTACTACTGCTACATGATCAACCCACGCGTGCCGGCCTGGTTCTATGCCAAGTTCAAGCCGCTGCACACCCTGCTGGACAACAAGTACTACATGGATGCGTTCAACCAGAAAGTCTTCGCCGGCGGTTCGCTGCTGCTGGGCGGCGGCCTGTGGAAAGTGGGCGACCGCGGCCTGATCGACGGCCTGGTCGTCAACGGCAGCGCCAAGGCAGTCGGCTGGTTCTCGACCATCACCCGTAAAGCACAGACCGGTTACATCTACCACTATGCGTTCGTGATGATCGTTGGCGTGCTGGCGGCCATGCTGTACTTCTTCCCGTTCTGGCGCGGTTAA